In Streptomyces seoulensis, the following are encoded in one genomic region:
- a CDS encoding DUF349 domain-containing protein yields MSSDPWGRVDETGTVYVRTADGEQVVGSWAAGSPEEALAYFERKYEGLVVEIGLLEKRVQTTDLSAKDAQTAIGHIREQVDAHHAVGDLEALRTRLDKLVEKVESRREERKAQRAKQSDEARKAKEDLVAEAEQLAASDQWRVAGERLRALVDTWKGLPRLDRKSDDELWHRFSHARSAFSKRRKAHFAQLDSQREDARRVKERLVAEAEALSGSTDWGVTAARYRELMADWKAAGRAQREHEDDLWNRFRGAQDVFFAARSSVFAERDAEQGENLKLKEALAEEAEQILPVRDLKAARAAFRSVNERWEAIGHVPRDARGKVEGRMHAVERAIQEAEEAEWRRTNPEARARAAGLTGQLQAAVDKLRGQAEQARAQGNTPRADKLERELEGRQALLDQALKGLEEFGG; encoded by the coding sequence GTGAGCAGCGACCCGTGGGGCCGCGTCGACGAGACGGGGACCGTGTACGTGCGTACGGCCGACGGCGAGCAGGTCGTCGGATCGTGGGCGGCCGGCTCCCCCGAGGAGGCGCTTGCCTACTTCGAGCGCAAGTACGAGGGCCTGGTGGTCGAGATCGGCCTCCTCGAAAAGCGCGTGCAGACCACCGATCTGTCCGCCAAGGACGCCCAGACCGCGATCGGCCACATCCGCGAGCAGGTGGACGCCCACCACGCGGTGGGCGATCTGGAGGCGCTGCGGACCCGGCTGGACAAGCTCGTCGAGAAGGTCGAGTCGCGGCGCGAGGAGCGCAAGGCGCAGCGGGCCAAGCAGTCCGACGAGGCCCGCAAGGCCAAGGAGGACCTGGTCGCGGAGGCGGAGCAGCTCGCGGCGTCCGACCAGTGGCGAGTGGCCGGTGAGCGGCTGCGGGCCCTGGTGGACACCTGGAAGGGCCTGCCGCGTCTGGACCGCAAGTCCGACGACGAGCTGTGGCACCGCTTCTCGCACGCCCGGTCGGCATTCTCCAAGCGCCGCAAGGCGCACTTCGCGCAGCTCGACTCGCAGCGCGAGGACGCCCGGCGGGTGAAGGAGCGGCTGGTCGCGGAGGCCGAGGCGCTGTCGGGCTCGACGGACTGGGGTGTCACGGCGGCCCGGTACCGCGAGCTGATGGCGGACTGGAAGGCCGCGGGCCGCGCCCAGCGCGAGCACGAGGACGACCTGTGGAACCGCTTCCGGGGCGCGCAGGACGTGTTCTTCGCCGCCCGCAGCTCGGTGTTCGCCGAGCGGGACGCGGAGCAGGGCGAGAACCTGAAGCTGAAGGAGGCGCTGGCCGAGGAGGCCGAGCAGATCCTCCCGGTGCGCGACCTGAAGGCCGCGCGTGCCGCCTTCCGTTCGGTGAACGAGCGGTGGGAGGCCATCGGTCATGTGCCGCGCGACGCGCGGGGCAAGGTCGAGGGCCGGATGCACGCGGTGGAGCGGGCGATCCAGGAGGCCGAGGAGGCCGAGTGGCGCCGCACCAACCCGGAGGCGCGCGCCCGTGCCGCGGGCCTGACCGGTCAGCTCCAGGCCGCCGTGGACAAGCTCCGTGGCCAGGCCGAGCAGGCTCGCGCCCAGGGCAACACCCCCCGCGCCGACAAGCTGGAGCGTGAGCTGGAGGGCCGCCAGGCGCTGCTGGACCAGGCGCTGAAGGGTCTTGAGGAGTTCGGGGGCTGA
- a CDS encoding RelA/SpoT family protein, with protein sequence MPDEAQPLTAAKPESASAPAVKPAPNASDAKNDRRGSVEHAQSAPVEKTADTARPKPAPVRPAAGQPAPRSGSSNRVRARLARLGVQRANPYNPVLEPLLRIVRSNDPKIENATLRQIESAYQVAERWHRGQKRKSGDPYITHPLAVTTILAELGMDPATLMAGLLHDTVEDTEYGLDDLRRDFGDVVALLVDGVTKLDKVKFGEAAQAETVRKMVVAMAKDPRVLVIKLADRLHNMRTMRYLKREKQEKKARETLEIYAPLAHRLGMNTIKWELEDLAFAILYPKMYDEIVRLVAERAPKRDEYLAIVTDEVQADLRAARIKATVTGRPKHYYSVYQKMIVRGRDFAEIYDLVGIRVLVETVRDCYAALGTIHARWNPVPGRFKDYIAMPKFNMYQSLHTTVIGPNGKPVELQIRTFDMHRRAEYGIAAHWKYKQEAVAGASKVRTDAPKSSGKGKDDHLNDMAWLRQLLDWQKETEDPGEFLESLRFDLSRNEVFVFTPKGDVIALPAGATPVDFAYAVHTEVGHRTIGARVNGRLVPLESTLDNGDLVEVFTSKAPGAGPSRDWLGFVKSPRARNKIRAWFSKERRDEAIEQGKDAIVRAMRKQNLPIQRILTGDSLVTLAHEMRYSDISALYAAIGEGHVSAQNIVQKLVQALGGEEAATEEIEEPVPPTRRSRKRRSSADPGVVVKGVDDVWVKLARCCTPVPGDPIIGFVTRGSGVSVHRSDCVNVDSLSREPERILDVEWAPTQSSVFLVAIQVEALDRSRLLSDVTRVLSDQHVNILSAAVQTSRDRVATSRFTFEMGDPKHLGHVLKAVRGVEGVYDVYRVTSARNRG encoded by the coding sequence CGCGGCCGGTCAGCCCGCGCCCCGCTCCGGCTCCTCCAACCGCGTCCGCGCCCGCCTGGCCCGTCTCGGCGTGCAGCGCGCCAACCCGTACAACCCGGTGCTGGAGCCGCTGCTGCGGATAGTGCGCAGCAACGACCCCAAGATCGAGAACGCCACGCTCCGCCAGATCGAGAGCGCCTACCAGGTGGCCGAGCGCTGGCACCGGGGCCAGAAGCGCAAGAGCGGCGACCCGTACATCACGCACCCGCTGGCCGTCACCACCATCCTGGCCGAGCTGGGCATGGACCCGGCGACCCTGATGGCCGGCCTGCTGCACGACACCGTCGAGGACACCGAGTACGGCCTGGACGACCTGCGCCGGGACTTCGGTGACGTGGTCGCGCTGCTGGTGGACGGCGTCACCAAGCTGGACAAGGTCAAGTTCGGTGAGGCCGCGCAGGCCGAGACCGTGCGCAAGATGGTCGTCGCCATGGCCAAGGACCCCCGCGTCCTGGTCATCAAGCTCGCCGACCGCCTGCACAACATGCGCACCATGCGCTACCTCAAGCGCGAGAAGCAGGAGAAGAAGGCGCGCGAGACCCTGGAGATCTACGCGCCGCTCGCCCACCGCCTGGGCATGAACACCATCAAGTGGGAGCTGGAGGACCTGGCCTTCGCCATCCTCTACCCCAAGATGTACGACGAGATCGTGCGGCTGGTGGCCGAGCGCGCCCCCAAGCGCGACGAGTACCTGGCCATAGTCACCGACGAGGTGCAGGCCGACCTGCGCGCCGCCCGGATCAAGGCGACCGTCACCGGCCGGCCCAAGCACTACTACAGCGTCTACCAGAAGATGATCGTCCGCGGCCGGGACTTCGCGGAGATCTACGACCTGGTCGGCATCCGCGTCCTGGTGGAGACCGTCCGGGACTGCTACGCGGCGCTCGGCACGATCCACGCGCGATGGAACCCGGTCCCCGGCCGGTTCAAGGACTACATCGCGATGCCGAAGTTCAACATGTACCAGTCGCTGCACACGACGGTCATCGGACCCAACGGCAAGCCGGTCGAGCTGCAGATCCGCACCTTCGACATGCACCGCCGCGCCGAGTACGGCATCGCCGCGCACTGGAAGTACAAGCAGGAGGCCGTGGCCGGCGCCTCCAAGGTGCGCACCGACGCGCCGAAGTCGTCCGGCAAGGGCAAGGACGACCACCTCAACGACATGGCGTGGCTGCGCCAACTGCTGGACTGGCAGAAGGAGACCGAGGACCCGGGCGAGTTCCTGGAGTCCCTGCGCTTCGACCTGTCCCGCAACGAGGTCTTCGTCTTCACGCCCAAGGGCGACGTGATAGCGCTCCCGGCCGGGGCAACCCCGGTCGACTTCGCCTACGCGGTGCACACCGAGGTCGGCCACCGGACCATAGGGGCACGCGTCAACGGACGCCTGGTCCCGCTGGAGTCCACCCTGGACAACGGCGACCTGGTGGAGGTCTTCACCTCCAAGGCGCCCGGCGCCGGGCCCTCCCGCGACTGGCTGGGCTTCGTCAAGTCGCCCCGCGCCCGCAACAAGATCCGCGCCTGGTTCTCCAAGGAGCGCCGGGACGAGGCGATCGAACAGGGCAAGGACGCGATCGTCCGCGCGATGCGCAAGCAGAACCTGCCGATCCAGCGCATCCTGACCGGCGACTCCCTGGTCACGCTGGCGCACGAGATGCGGTACTCCGACATCTCCGCGCTGTACGCGGCGATCGGCGAGGGCCATGTCTCCGCGCAGAACATCGTGCAGAAGCTCGTCCAGGCGCTCGGCGGCGAGGAGGCGGCCACCGAGGAGATCGAGGAGCCGGTCCCGCCGACCCGGCGCAGCCGCAAGCGCCGCTCCAGCGCCGACCCCGGTGTCGTCGTCAAGGGCGTCGACGACGTGTGGGTGAAGCTGGCCCGCTGCTGCACCCCGGTCCCCGGCGATCCGATCATCGGGTTCGTCACCCGGGGCAGCGGGGTCTCGGTGCACCGCAGCGACTGCGTCAACGTGGACTCGCTCTCCCGCGAGCCCGAGCGCATCCTCGACGTCGAGTGGGCGCCCACCCAGTCCTCGGTCTTCCTGGTCGCCATCCAGGTCGAGGCGCTGGACCGCTCCCGGCTGCTCTCGGACGTCACCCGCGTCCTGTCCGACCAGCACGTCAACATCCTGTCGGCGGCCGTGCAGACCTCCCGCGACCGGGTCGCCACCTCCCGCTTCACCTTCGAGATGGGCGACCCCAAGCACCTGGGCCACGTCCTGAAGGCCGTGCGGGGCGTGGAGGGCGTCTACGACGTCTACCGCGTCACCTCGGCCCGCAACCGGGGCTAG